ACTGCGCTCACTACCAGAAAGGGGGTTGGTGGTACCACATGTGCGCCCATTCCAACCTGAACGGCGTGTGGTACCGCGGGGGCCACTACCGCAGCCGCTACCAGGACGGCGTGTACTGGACCCAGTTCCACGGGGGGTCCTACTCCCTCAAAAGAGCCACCATGATGATCAAACCCGTCTGAGCCCACCAGAGCATTGCCGGGGCTGGAGACTACCTGGCTGCCAAAGACCTCAGTCagggagagttttttttttttccttctttgtgTAAAATCAGGAATTTACACGCTGGTCTTGTAGGCCGGGTACCTGGCTCCACTATTGACACTGAAACAGTTGACACTACAATTTAAGCCAGAAAATTccaatttgaattatttttttttatttggggggggtgggggggttgtgttaaCAACCAGAGACTCTTGGTTTGAAACACTAGTCCCCAAATGCCAATCACGCACTTCATAACGCAAATGCTTTGAGCCAATCGCACACGTCTTTTGCAAAACTTGTCACAAACCTTGTACGTTGACTTTATGCACATGCCTGGTACAGACATTCACATTCCCTACAATCACATGCCATCCACAGATATTCTCCAGCCAATCGTGCACTACAATATAGGCCCACTCTTTAGGATATATATGTTATCATTACAAGGGCATCATTATATATGTACAGTCATcgccataatatttgggacaaagacataaaaaaatttttttttgatttagctctgtactccactattttagatttgtgatcAAACACGTTAAAGTGCACAatctcagctttcatttaagggcatattttatacactttggtttcaccgtgtagaaattacatcactttttGTAATAAATAGTCCTCCCaattcagggcatcataatgtttgggacaattgGTGTCAATGGTGATTCTGTTtattcaggtgtgttcaatttcttccttctcaattatttgattacaaatataaaattggtgGAGTACTGAGcctatgtcccaaacattaatTGTGACACTGTGTAAAGATGATGTTCAATGTTTAATGttcaaacaaatgtattttaacatttcagaTATATCAATGCATTGTTCAGTGTTGAAATAGTaaattgttgttttgctttaatatgtatttttaaaataaatgattataaATATGGTTTATTTCTGATTGACCTCTTCATCGGTGTAGCGAATTAACGCATATGGATCTGTCTTTTAATCTATCAATCTGTGTAGCTTTTGCAACtagttttgtttaaatttgcatttCCTGTCCAGTAAAACAGGCTTCCCAAATGAGACTGGCACTGCCCTATTTGGGAGGAGATGGCGTAGTTCCCAATTCCAGTCCTGGGGAACTCCCACATTATGCTGCTTTTTGTTACAGATGTTCAGTGCATTTCCTACAAATTGTTAGGTTTCGGGAACCCGTTGGGCACACTTTTAGCAGGAAGGGCCCCAATTATTTAACCTATTGATGCAATTTaatcaaaagaaaatatgtaaCCTTTTACTAAGGGAATCATTTGCCATATAGTACACTACAGGAAATGTATTGAAGCATTGGTTGATCTCACCGATGTGAGATGTGTAGACTAGATGGAGCATTTTTTCTTCAATgggatgtaatgtaatatgaatgGCTATTTCTCGGGGTCTCTGGGTAATTTATCAATCCAGTAttataatttctgaatatttaagGACTGATCATCCAAGCTGGCACTGCCACTGGCCGAGCTTGGTCAAGTGCACGAATTTTAATAACGTGATAAAATTGAAACTTTAATTTAAAGGAAAGAGACAGcgttaacttaaaaaaatatattaataatacaaaacTGGCCGCCCGGTTATTCTAGGCTAGGGAGTCTGTGCTGCAATCCTGACCAGCGGATATTCCACGCCCATCATATACAGTAAACTCACTTTTTTGTTCCGCCTCGCATAAATTAGGAACCCATCTTAGTTTCCTCATTTACAGCCCCGAAATAAAcgcaattatttattatttaaacgcAGTTACTTAGCTATCGCAATCGGGCCACTTGCCGGGTCAGAGCTTGGAGTTTAATGTAAGAAAACAAGTAGTGCTATACAgggagtaaaataaataaaaatggtattgccacaaaaaagcacataaaatgtttaccctaaaataacaacaatttaaaaaaagcaagcaacGACGGACACTAATATGTAACGCATGCAGAAACAATtcagtaaaaacacaataaataaatatccggGCCACAATGTCTGCACATACCATCCCGTCTAATTGTTTTTCTCTGCTCTGTCGCTGGGTTAACTTTCTGCGttaccagaaaaaaatatcacactCAGGGAGTGTGCAGTTGTTAAATTCCAGATTTCATAGGGAGCGATTTTACAGGCATTGTTTACGGGGAATTACCCGAATTTCCCTTTCCTGAAATAAGCGGCTGAGTCCGGACGGGCGGTGGCTTCCTTTATGTTCCCTTTGAGAGGGTACTACGACAACTGACCGCTGAACTGGGGACACAAGACGCAAGTTTTTGAATATGGAACAGAAAAAGTGTAGGTTCCTACTCATGGTCGGTTTACTTTTGGAGCGGATGTTTTGTACGAATGGAAGTAAGTAACGTGGAGTAAATTATTAGTTTTACATTGAAATCTGGGATAAAAATTCACTTTGCTGATATCTTATGTTCGGTAAATGTTATTTGATCGCTCTTAATTTAGATTATTTGAATAAGGCATCTCAGTTAGGTTAATTGCTTAGGAAAGCTTTGGACAGTCACAACTGCTAAAGTCTCTCCAACGTGGGGAAACGCAAACGCAGAATTGCACGGCCTTCAGAGTTTCCTCCAGCGCCTAACTTACTTGGCAAACACAAATTTGGTGAGCAGTctcaaatgtgaaattttgtCCCGCCTCAGATGAAGATTCTAGCAGTTTCTGACCTGAAAGTTCTTATTGCCCACGTGATCATGCCTGGGAGAGAACATATTGCATGGTAGAAAATCTAAATTAGGGGCAGAGTGTCAGTTTCCGTGATACGGCCTAACAGTTTAATTACAGTGTAGCGCAGGTCTTAtcaacatgcatgcatgtcccAGTGTCCAAATTGCCAGCTTCAAtagaatgtgtgcgtgcgtgcgtgcgtgtgtgcgtgcatgcatgcgtgtgtgcgtgtgtgtatgtatgttgggGTCACTTTATTGATGTTCAGTTGCTCTTATTTGTAAggctttttttgcattgtgggGCATGGTGTCCTTCTTGGTTAGGGAGTCAATGTTAAaaaggaatttaaaataaactaaagtgTGATGATGTCTTCCTGTGGAGTTAGTGTATTGGGTTAAAACAAGAACCAAGagagaaatacaaacaagctcACTTGATCTATAATTGTAATCTGTATCATTTACACTCTTATACAGAAGCATGTACTTCAGAGTACTAACTCTGCTTCCAGGCTCACTTTATCTTTCTGTATTCTAACTGCAAGTGTTTGccttatttgtattgtatgacagttgtatttgtctgtttgtattcttgtgttattgttgtaacaatttttatgctgctttcatggccaggtcactcttgaaaaagagattttaatctcaatgagacttttacctggttaaataaaggagatatatatatatatatatatatatatatatatatatatatatacatacagcataATATCACATTTATGTAATGAAGAATAATTCATTATCCTGAAGCTCTCAACTAACTAGATGATGCTGGTATTGGTGCAATTGTCTGTAGATTCAAATATCTCTGTTGGAAGAATTTGTCATGGACgactttttatgtatttatttatttatatattatacagttaaatacattttaatgcatcatGTGCGCAGGTATTTTCATTGAAGAACCCTTTCCTGTCCTGCATGTGCAGTAAGTGGGAAATAAAGTTACATGCggaacagaaagtgaaagttcctcctttttttgtctctcaTACTGTCGTATGTTACAGATAACATCCCAGCAATCATTAGTATTTAAACTCCAGTTAAAACgggccacttcctgtcctgatTACTGAAGATAATGAAGTCCTGAGGAAGTACTCAGTTACAATCCttccttttcatattttaacagaTTCTAGTGAATGTTCACTGATGATCCAGCCTTCCACAGTGGTGGTGAGATTTGGAGATCCAGTATCGGTGAACTGCACTGTTCCAGGAGATCATGAGGGAATCGGCTGGGAGGCTTCAGAGGGATCTGTTAAAGTACCAGCAGGCACCCAGTATGTCACTTGGAGTTTAGAGACCCTGACAGACTGGAACATAAGACCTAAATGCTACGCCAACTTTCAGACCGGTCCAAGCTCTGGTATTCAGTGTGATGAAAAGCTCAATATTACAGTGTACAGTaagttctcctctcctcctcacagAGCTGAAGTAGAGTCCCATTATATATCTCGTTTAATGTGAGACTTAAGAGGCTTTAGTTTCCTGTGTTGGTCTCAGGTGAAGCAGCAGTCGGCCTTCTGTTGCTAACGAAACACAACTCAATGTGATAACTCTCATGGACTACCTAGGATATCTGAACTCAttatgaataatgtatttataatcACAAATATTATTTAGAAGAAATTATGATCTTTTCTACAGAGCCTTCAGACAGTGTCTTCATCAGTGCTATGAACCACATAGGCCCAATGCTGGAGGGGAAACAGTACCAGCTGCGGTGTGAGGTCCAGAACATCGCTCCTGTTCAGTACCTCACTGTGAAGTGGTATAAAGGGGAAACATTAGAGAATCAAACGTCCTATGATGCTCTCACTAAGAAACCAGTGACTGTGTCCTCTACCGTCCTGATCACACCCACCAGCGCTGATGATGGAGCGCAGTACAGATGTGTGGCAGTGCTGGAACTGGGACCTGAAGGACCACAACCCCCACCTTCATATAAATCTGATCCCCTCAACATCACTGTGCACTGTGAGTCTATTAGCACTGTCTGTACCACCAGCATCACTGTGACTCTGGTTATTGCATAGTTTTGGCATGTTATTggaggtgtggttgtgtgaaatacagtatgtgacagTGGAAGCCCCAGCAAAGTCATTCTGTGGCTCTATATCGCCCTCTTTCTGTGATATTCTGTACCTGCAGATAAACCCAGGATCACAGAGTGTCTGGGCCATGTGAAGCTGAGGGAGGGTGAATCTCTGGATACTTTGGCCTCCTGCAGAGCTGAGGGGAACCCCTTTCCCATGGTCACATGGTACAGAGACCAATCAGAGTTCAACAGTTCCACACAACTGACCAAGAGACAAGGCGGACAGTACACcctcatagccaagaacacctacggaacagccaatcacacactggAGATTGAAGTTCTCTGTAAGTCAATGCTTTCCTGTTGCAGGCATGTCCCAGTGTCCATGTTCCTACATCACATTATTTAAATCTCATCGTCTTTTGACTGCATCGCCAGACCTGGagcaaatatacatttaatgatgcttttgaaaagtaagaaatatttacaaaataatactaaaatatttaagataggaactattattaaaataatcaaataccACTTGAATGTGattgaacattttaattccagttcccagaaaataattttctttaaaattatttgaataagcATTGCAATAAGTAACtctttgaaaatgatttttaaacaaatatgtacacataccgatagctagctaacatccACAGCCCAGCTTCATAATAGCAAGCTAATGACGATAACCCAGCTTCTTAGCTAATGTTGACCCATTTATAGAAAATGAATCACAGTTACTCTTAAATTGCCAGCTTCAatagaatgtgtgcgtgtgtgcgtgcgtgtgtgtgtgtgtgtgcgtgcatgcatgcgtgtgtgcgtgtgtgtatgtatgttgggGTCACTTTACTAATGTTCAGTTGCTCTTATTTGTAAGGGTTTTTTTGCATTGGTGGGGCATGTTGTCATTCTTGGTTAGGGAGTCAATgttaaaaaggaattaaaaataaactaatgtaATGAAGCATAATTCATTATCCTGAAGCCTATATTATCCTGAAGCTCTGAAGCCAATAATCCTCTGGTTATTGCATAGTTTTGGAATGTTATTggaggtgtggttgtgtgaaatacagtatgtgacagTGGAAGCCCCAGCAAAGTCATTCTGTGGCTCTATATCGCTCTCTTGCTGTGATATTCTGTACCTGCAGATAAACCCAGGATCACAGAGTGCCCGGACCATGTGACGCTGAGGGAGGGTGAATCTCTGGATACTTGGTCTCCTCTGCAGGACTGAGGGAACCCTCTCCCATGGTCACATGTCAGAGACCAATCAGAGTCAACAGTTCCACCAACTGAACATAGACAAGGCGGGCAGTACACcctcatagccaagaacacctACGGAACGCCATCACACACTGGAGATTGAAGTTCTCTGTAAGTCAATCTTTCCTGTCATGCATGTCCCAGTGTCCATTTTTCTTTACATCACATTATTTAAATCTTTGTCTTTTGACTGCATCGCGACCTGGAGCAATATACATTTAATGATGCTTTTGAAAAGTaagaaatattacaaatatactTAAATATTTAGATAGGAAactattattaaaatatcaaataccACTTGTATGTGATTGAACAATTTAATTCAGTTCCCAgaaataatttctttaaattattgaATAAGCTTGCAATAAGTAACTCttgaaatgttttaacaatATGTACACTACGATAGCTAGCTACGTCCACAGACCAGCTCATAATAGCAAGCTAATGACGATACCCAGTTTCTTAGCTATGTTGACCCGTTAGGAAAATAATCACAGTACTCTTAAATTGCCAGATTCAAGAATGGTGCgtgtgtcgtggtgtgtgtctacgtgcatgcatgctgtgtatgtatgttgggTCACTTACTAATGTCAGTGCTCTATTTGTAAGGGTTTTTTGCATTGTGTGGGCAGTTGTCAATTTTTGGTTAGGGATCATGTAAAAGGATTAAATAAACTAATGTAATGAAGCATAATTCATTATCCTGAAGCCTATATTATCCTGAAGCACTGAAGCCAATAATCCTCTGGTTATTGCACAGTTTTGGAATGTTATTGGAGGTGTGGTTGCGTGAAATATAGTATGTGACAGTGGAAGCCCCAGCAAAGTCATTCTGTGGCTCTAAATCACCCTCTTGCTGTGATATTCTGTACCTGCAGATAAACCCAGGATCACAGAGTGCCCGGACCATGTGAAGCTGAGGGAGGGTGAATCTCTGGATACTTTGGTCTCCTGCAGAGCTGAGGGGAACCCCTCTCCGATGGTCACATGGTACAGAGACCAATCAGAGTTCAACAGTTCCACACAACTGACCAAGAGACAAGGCGGGCAGTACACCCTCATAGCCAAAAACACCTAcggaacagccaatcacacactggGGATTGAAATTCTCTGTAAGTCAGTTCTTTCCTGTTGCAGGCATGTCCCAGTGTCCATGTTCCTACATCACATTATTTAAATCTCATTGTCTTTTGATTGCATCGCCAGACCTGGagcaaatatacatttaatgatgcttttgaaaagtaagaaatatttacaaaataatactaaaaatatttaagataggaactattattaaaataatcaaataccACTTGTATGTGattgaacattttaattccagttcccagaaaataattttctttaaaattatttgaataagcATTGCAATAAGTAACtctttgaaaattatttttaaacaaatatgtacacatcccgatagctagctaacatccACAGCCCAGCTTCATAATAGCAAGCTAATGACGATAACCCAGCTTCTTAGCTAATGTTGACCCGTTTATGGAAAATTAATCACAGTTACTCTTAAATTGCCAGCTTCAatagaatgtgtgcgtgtgtgcgtgcgtgtgtgtgtgtgtgcgtgcatgcatgcgtgtgtgtatgtatgttgggGTCACTTTACTAATGTTCAGTTGCTCTTATTTGTAAGGGTTTTTTTGCATTGGTGGGGCATGGTGTCATTCTTGGTTAGGGAGTCAATgttaaaaaggaattaaaaataaactaatgtaATGAAGCATAATTCATTATCCTGAAGCCTATATTATCCTGAAGCTCTGAAGTCAGCAATCCTCTGGTTATTGCATAGTTTTGGCATGTTATTggaggtgtggttgtgtgaaatATAGTATGTTACAGTGGAAGTTCCAGCAAAGTCATTCTGTGGCTCTATATCGCCCTCTTGCTGTGATATTCTGTATTTGCAGATAAACCCAGGATCACAGAGTGCCCGGACCATGTGACGCTGAGGGAGGGTGAATCTCTGGATACTTTGGTCTCCTGCAGAGCTGAGGGGAACCCCTCTCCCATGGTCACATGGTACAGAGACCAATCAGAGTTCAACAGTTCCACACAACTGACCAAGAGACAAGGCGGGCAGTACACcctcatagccaagaacacctacggaacagccaatcacacactggGGATTGAAATTCTCTGTAAGTCAATGCTTTCCTGTTGCAGGCATGTCCCAGTGTCCATGTTCCTACATCACATTATTTAAATCTCATTGTCTTTTGACTGCATCGCCAGACCTGGagcaaatatacatttaatgatgcttttgaaaagtaagaaatatttacaaaataatactaaaaatatttaagataggaactattattaaaataatcaaataccACTTGTATGTGattgaacattttaattccagttcccagaaaataattttctttaaaattatttgaataagcATTGCAATAAGTAACtctttgaaaatgatttttaaacaaatatgtacacataccgatagctagctaacgtccACAGCCCAGCTTCATAATAGCAAGCTAATGACGATAACCCAGTTTCTTAGCTAATGTTGACCCGTTTAAGGAAAATTAATCACAGTTACTCTTAAATTGCCAGCTTCAAtagaatgtgtgcgtgcgtgtatgtgtgtgtgtgcgtgcatgcatgcgtgtgtgtatgtatgttgggGTCACTTTACTAATGTTCAGTTGCTCTTATTTGTAAGGGTTTTTTTGCATTGGTGGGGCATGGTGTCATTCTTGGTTAGGGAGTCAATgttaaaaaggaattaaaagtAAACTAATGTAATGAAGCATAATTCGTTATCCTGAAGCCTATATTATCCTGAAGCTCTGAAGCCAGTAATCCTCTGGTTATTGCATAGTTTTGGCATGTTATTggaggtgtggttgtgtgaaatATAGTATGTGACAGTGGAAGTTCCAGCAAAGTCATTCTGTGgctctatttttttctcttgctgtgatgttctgtacCTGCAGACAAACCGAGGATCACAGAGTGCCCGGACCATGTGAAGCTGAGGGAGGGTGAATCTCTGGATACTTTGGTCTCCTGCAGAGCTGAGGGGAACCCCTCTCCCATGGTCACATGGTACAGAGACCAATCAGAGTTCAACGGTTCTGCAGCACTGACCCAGAGAAATGTGGGGCAGTATACCTTTATGGCCAAGAATCCTCTGGGCAACATCACCTGGACAGTTAATCTCACAATGTCACATCCTCCCAATGGAAGAAGTATCTGTCTCACACCTGTTAGATGCATGCTATTCCTCATTTCAataatgaatttcatttgctTCTAAGAAGGTCACTAGCACGGCCATTTGACTCATGCAGCGATTATAAGGatgctgttattgctgttagtagaaaaatcattacattacatttacattgcatttacattacatttacgttacatttatttggcagactcttTTATCCAAGGCGATGAACAATAAGTGCATATCGAAGGTCATTGGtccaactacaaaacacaggttcgataaggtatattactcattttgtaacagttattacATTgaacatgaacacattaagtccagttcacacagtgaacattactctgacctaacctatgctgaGTCAATCTAGGAGGCATGACTAGGAGGTATGAGAAGctacaacattaaaataatgacacaaagtacaataagtgctggacaGAGGTACATgcaacatgaaagtggcacaggaggtacatgtgtagcgTGAAAAatgcagagtggtgatagttagtccaggaatagtctgaagagatgagccTTCAGGCCACGATAACAGCAATACCGGTAATGAACATGAAAATGGAAACCTCTACATAGTCACACCATGTCAGTCCAGCACCATTTTGACAAACCTGTCTTCTTtataatgcctgtaatgtaatgtaatgtaattcttcCACCCCAGGCTGAGCTGTTTTTTGCAGCTCGCTTGCTTGTTTGCTCGTTTTGAATTTGCCATGAAATATCAGCTCACTGAGCTTGTTCAGTCACTAAAGCTACTAACAAAACCACTGCTCCCAGTGACCCAAAGAGCTCACTGAGTCACTGAAGCTCTTATCAAACCACTGCTCCCAGTGACCCAAAGTGCTCACTGAGTCACTACAGCTCCTAACAAAACCACTGCTCCCAGTGACCCAAAGAGCTCACTGAGTCACTGAAGCTCCTAACAAAACCACTGCTCCCAGTGACCCAAAGTGCTCACTGAGTCACTACAGCTCCTAACAAAACCACTGCTCCAAGTAACCCAACTGATTTCACTTCGGGCAGCCTTGTCATCCATAATTATATGCAACTGGCTCTGTTCATGATGTTATAAAGACCTTTGTTTTAACTAAGTGAATAGAGTGCTTATTTACACGATTTAAAAGCTAAAAAAGGCGATGGCTGTTTTGGAGTCAGTCAGCAACATTTGTTCTTGATTTGGACTAACAATTAAATGTGATAATTATAGGAATTgtatcaagtaaaaaaaataaaaatttaaatgtcacagatgTCATTCAGTCATTAAAAAGTGCCTTGATTTTTATGTGCCGTGATGTTaaaatggaagatgagatgtGTTAATTCGGAGTGAGATACTGCAGCATGTGGCATTGAAAGGGTGTCATGAACATTATCATACATGTCAGGccatattttttgaaaagttttggaaaagtaatggaaatatagctaaagttgcatcaaatacaattgctaattaatccaatcataaaaatggtATGTATAGtcataaaacgtaaattggcgcgtaaccttcgcggtattttggtggtgtgagaagttaattcggtctggctcagtctgt
This genomic window from Anguilla rostrata isolate EN2019 chromosome 17, ASM1855537v3, whole genome shotgun sequence contains:
- the icam5 gene encoding intercellular adhesion molecule 5 isoform X13 encodes the protein MEQKKCRFLLMVGLLLERMFCTNGNSSECSLMIQPSTVVVRFGDPVSVNCTVPGDHEGIGWEASEGSVKVPAGTQYVTWSLETLTDWNIRPKCYANFQTGPSSGIQCDEKLNITVYKPSDSVFISAMNHIGPMLEGKQYQLRCEVQNIAPVQYLTVKWYKGETLENQTSYDALTKKPVTVSSTVLITPTSADDGAQYRCVAVLELGPEGPQPPPSYKSDPLNITVHYKPRITECLGHVKLREGESLDTLASCRAEGNPFPMVTWYRDQSEFNSSTQLTKRQGGQYTLIAKNTYGTANHTLEIEVLYKPRITECPDHVKLREGESLDTLVSCRAEGNPSPMVTWYRDQSEFNSSTQLTKRQGGQYTLIAKNTYGTANHTLGIEILYKPRITECPDHVTLREGESLDTLVSCRAEGNPSPMVTWYRDQSEFNSSTQLTKRQGGQYTLIAKNTYGTANHTLGIEILYSSECPLMIQPSTVVVRYGDPVSVNCTVPGDHEGIGWEASEGSVDMVSDSQFVTWSLETLTDWEIRPKCYANFQTGPGFVFQCDTKLNITVYKPSDSVFISAMNHTGPMLEGKQYQLQCEVQNIAPVQYLTVKWYKGETLENQTSYDALTKTPVTVSSTLLITPTSADDGAQYSCVAELELGPEGPQPPPSTESDPLNITVNYKPRITECLGHVELREDESLDTLASCRAEGNPSPMVTWYRNQSEFNSSTQLTKTQGGQYTLVAKNTYGTANQTLEIEVLYKPRITECPDHMMLREGKSLDTLVSCRAEGNPSPMVTWDRDQSEFNSSTQLTKRQGGQYTLIAKNTYGTANHTLEIEVLYKPRITECPDRMMLREGKSLDTLVSCRAEGNPSPMVTWYRDQSEFNSSTQLTKRQGGQYTLIAKNTYGTANHTLEIEVLYKPRITVA